From Saccopteryx leptura isolate mSacLep1 chromosome 3, mSacLep1_pri_phased_curated, whole genome shotgun sequence, one genomic window encodes:
- the LOXL3 gene encoding lysyl oxidase homolog 3 isoform X7, protein MRPGSVWWWSPWRLLLCLLCSSCLGSPSPSTAPEKRAGSQGLRFRLAGFPRKPFEGRVEIQRAGEWGTICDDDFTLQAAHVLCRELGFTEATGWTHSAKYGPGTGHIWLDNLNCRGTEQSVTECASRGWGNSDCTHDEDAGVICKDQRLPGFSDSNVIEVDHHLQVEEVRLRPAVGRGRRPLPVTEGLVEVRLPDGWLKVCDKGWSAHNSHVVCGMLGFPSEKRVNTAFYRLLAQRQQHSFGLHGVACVGTEAHLSLCSFEFYRANDTTRCPGGAPAVVSCVPGPLYAASSVQKKQQSKPQGEARVRLKGGAHPGEGRVEVLKAGTWGTVCDRKWDLQAATVVCRELGFGSAREALSGGRMGQGMGAIHMSEVRCSGQEPSLWKCPHKNITAEDCSHGQDAGVRCNLPYTGVETRIRLSGGRSRHEGRVELQIGGPGPLRWGLICGDDWGTLEAMVACRQLGLGYANHGLQETWYWDSGNVTEVVMSGVHCTGTELSLDQCAHHGTQIACKRKETRFTAGVICSETASDLLLHAALVQETAYIEDRPLHMLYCAAEENCLAHSARSANWPYGHRRLLRFSSQIHNLGRADFRPKAGRHSWVWHECHGHYHSMDIFTHYDILTPNGTKVAEGHKASFCLEDTECQEDVSKRYECANFGEQGITVGCWDLYRHDIDCQWIDITDVKPGNYILQVVINPNFEVAESDFTNNAMKCNCKYDGHRIWVHNCHIGDAFSEEANKRFERYPGQTSNQII, encoded by the exons ATGCGACCTGGCAGTGTCTGGTGGTGGAGCCCATGGAGGCTGCTGCTGTGCCTGCTGTGCAGCTCATGCCTGGGATCGCCATCCCCATCCACGGCCCCTGAGAAGAGGGCTGGGAGCCAGGGGCTGCGGTTCCGGCTGGCTGGCTTCCCCAGGAAGCCCTTCGAGGGCCGAGTAGAGATACAGCGAGCTGGTGAATGGGGCACCATCTGTGATGACGACTTCACGCTACAGGCAGCCCATGTCCTCTGCCGGGAGCTGGGCTTCACAGAAGCTACAGGCTGGACGCACAGCGCCAAATATGGCCCTGGAACAG GCCACATCTGGCTGGACAACCTGAACTGTCGTGGGACTGAGCAGAGTGTGACTGAATGTGcctccaggggctgggggaacAGTGACTGTACCCACGATGAGGATGCTGGGGTCATTTGCAAGGACCAGCGCCTCCCTGGCTTCTCTGACTCCAATGTCATCGAG GTAGACCATCATCTGCAAGTGGAGGAAGTGCGACTTCGACCAGCAGTTGGGCGGGGCAGGAGACCCCTGCCAGTGACTGAAGGACTGGTCGAAGTCAGGCTTCCCGATGGCTGGTTGAAAGTGTGTGACAAAGGCTGGAGCGCCCACAACAGCCACGTGGTCTGCGGGATGCTGGGCTTCCCCAGCGAAAAGAGGGTCAACACGGCTTTCTACAG gctgctggcCCAGCGGCAGCAACACTCCTTTGGTCTGCATGGGGTGGCGTGCGTGGGTACGGAGGCCcacctctccctctgctccttcGAGTTCTATCGTGCCAATGACACCACCAGGTGCCCTGGGGGTGCCCCTGCGGTGGTGAGCTGTGTGCCAGGTCCTCTCTACGCAGCATCCAGTGTCCAGAAGAAGCAACAGTCGAAACCTCAGGGGGAG gCCCGAGTGCGTCTGAAGGGTGGAGCCCACCCTGGAGAGGGCCGGGTGgaagttctgaaggctggaacATGGGGTACCGTCTGTGACCGCAAGTGGGATCTACAGGCAGCCACGGTGGTGTGTCGGGAGCTGGGCTTCGGGAGTGCTCGAGAGGCTCTGAGTGGTGGCCGCATGGGACAGG GCATGGGTGCCATCCACATGAGTGAAGTTCGATGCTCTGGACAGGAACCCTCCCTCTGGAAGTGTCCCCACAAGAACATCACAGCTGAGGACTGTTCCCATGGCCAGGATGCTGGAGTCCGATGCAATCTGCCCTACACTGGCGTAGAGACCAGG ATCCGACTCAGTGGGGGCCGCAGCAGACATGAAGGGCGAGTTGAGCTACAAATAGGGGGACCTGGGCCCCTTCGCTGGGGCCTCATCTGTGGGGATGACTGGGGGACACTAGAAGCCATGGTGGCCTGTAGGCAACTCGGACTGGGCTATGCCAACCATGGCCTGCAG GAGACCTGGTACTGGGACTCAGGGAATGTAACAGAGGTGGTGATGAGTGGAGTGCACTGCACAGGGACTGAGCTGTCCCTGGACCAGTGTGCTCATCACGGCACCCAAATCGCCTGCAAGAGGAAAGAAACCCGTTTCACTGCTGGAGTCATCTGCTCCGAGA CCGCATCAGATCTGCTATTGCACGCAGCATTGGTGCAGGAGACCGCCTACATCGAGGACCGGCCCCTGCACATGCTGTACTGTGCTGCGGAGGAGAACTGCCTGGCCCACTCAGCACGCTCAGCCAACTGGCCTTATGGCCACCGCCGTCTACTCCGATTCTCCTCCCAGATTCACAACCTGGGACGAGCTGACTTCAGGCCCAAGGCTGGGCGCCACTCCTGGGTGTGGCATGAGTGTCATGG GCATTACCACAGTATGGACATCTTCACTCACTATGATATCCTGACCCCCAATGGCACCAAGGTGGCTGAAGGCCATAAAGCTAGTTTCTGTCTAGAAGACACCGAGTGTCAGGAGG ATGTCTCCAAGAGGTATGAGTGTGCCAACTTTGGAGAACAGGGCATCACCGTGGGTTGCTGGGATCTCTACCGACATGACATTGACTGTCAGTGGATTGACATCACAGATGTGAAACCAGGAAACTACATTCTGCAG GTGGTCATCAACCCCAATTTTGAAGTAGCAGAAAGTGACTTTACCAACAATGCAATGAAATGTAACTGCAAATATGATGGACACCGCATCTGGGTGCACAACTGCCACATTG GTGATGCCTTCAGTGAAGAGGCCAATAAGAGGTTTGAGCGCTACCCTGGCCAGACCAGCAATCAGATCATCTAA
- the LOXL3 gene encoding lysyl oxidase homolog 3 isoform X1, with amino-acid sequence MRPGSVWWWSPWRLLLCLLCSSCLGSPSPSTAPEKRAGSQGLRFRLAGFPRKPFEGRVEIQRAGEWGTICDDDFTLQAAHVLCRELGFTEATGWTHSAKYGPGTGHIWLDNLNCRGTEQSVTECASRGWGNSDCTHDEDAGVICKDQRLPGFSDSNVIEVDHHLQVEEVRLRPAVGRGRRPLPVTEGLVEVRLPDGWLKVCDKGWSAHNSHVVCGMLGFPSEKRVNTAFYRKLRKRAAKASARRPKPLGRPITKHKVKPKPRVGWGPIKRLLAQRQQHSFGLHGVACVGTEAHLSLCSFEFYRANDTTRCPGGAPAVVSCVPGPLYAASSVQKKQQSKPQGEARVRLKGGAHPGEGRVEVLKAGTWGTVCDRKWDLQAATVVCRELGFGSAREALSGGRMGQGMGAIHMSEVRCSGQEPSLWKCPHKNITAEDCSHGQDAGVRCNLPYTGVETRIRLSGGRSRHEGRVELQIGGPGPLRWGLICGDDWGTLEAMVACRQLGLGYANHGLQETWYWDSGNVTEVVMSGVHCTGTELSLDQCAHHGTQIACKRKETRFTAGVICSETASDLLLHAALVQETAYIEDRPLHMLYCAAEENCLAHSARSANWPYGHRRLLRFSSQIHNLGRADFRPKAGRHSWVWHECHGHYHSMDIFTHYDILTPNGTKVAEGHKASFCLEDTECQEDVSKRYECANFGEQGITVGCWDLYRHDIDCQWIDITDVKPGNYILQVVINPNFEVAESDFTNNAMKCNCKYDGHRIWVHNCHIGDAFSEEANKRFERYPGQTSNQII; translated from the exons ATGCGACCTGGCAGTGTCTGGTGGTGGAGCCCATGGAGGCTGCTGCTGTGCCTGCTGTGCAGCTCATGCCTGGGATCGCCATCCCCATCCACGGCCCCTGAGAAGAGGGCTGGGAGCCAGGGGCTGCGGTTCCGGCTGGCTGGCTTCCCCAGGAAGCCCTTCGAGGGCCGAGTAGAGATACAGCGAGCTGGTGAATGGGGCACCATCTGTGATGACGACTTCACGCTACAGGCAGCCCATGTCCTCTGCCGGGAGCTGGGCTTCACAGAAGCTACAGGCTGGACGCACAGCGCCAAATATGGCCCTGGAACAG GCCACATCTGGCTGGACAACCTGAACTGTCGTGGGACTGAGCAGAGTGTGACTGAATGTGcctccaggggctgggggaacAGTGACTGTACCCACGATGAGGATGCTGGGGTCATTTGCAAGGACCAGCGCCTCCCTGGCTTCTCTGACTCCAATGTCATCGAG GTAGACCATCATCTGCAAGTGGAGGAAGTGCGACTTCGACCAGCAGTTGGGCGGGGCAGGAGACCCCTGCCAGTGACTGAAGGACTGGTCGAAGTCAGGCTTCCCGATGGCTGGTTGAAAGTGTGTGACAAAGGCTGGAGCGCCCACAACAGCCACGTGGTCTGCGGGATGCTGGGCTTCCCCAGCGAAAAGAGGGTCAACACGGCTTTCTACAG AAAGTTGAGGAAGCGAGCGGCCAAAGCCTCGGCCCGACGCCCCAAGCCCCTTGGAAG aCCAATCACCAAACATAAAGTCAAACCCAAACCCCGAGTGGGCTGGGGGCCAATCAAGAG gctgctggcCCAGCGGCAGCAACACTCCTTTGGTCTGCATGGGGTGGCGTGCGTGGGTACGGAGGCCcacctctccctctgctccttcGAGTTCTATCGTGCCAATGACACCACCAGGTGCCCTGGGGGTGCCCCTGCGGTGGTGAGCTGTGTGCCAGGTCCTCTCTACGCAGCATCCAGTGTCCAGAAGAAGCAACAGTCGAAACCTCAGGGGGAG gCCCGAGTGCGTCTGAAGGGTGGAGCCCACCCTGGAGAGGGCCGGGTGgaagttctgaaggctggaacATGGGGTACCGTCTGTGACCGCAAGTGGGATCTACAGGCAGCCACGGTGGTGTGTCGGGAGCTGGGCTTCGGGAGTGCTCGAGAGGCTCTGAGTGGTGGCCGCATGGGACAGG GCATGGGTGCCATCCACATGAGTGAAGTTCGATGCTCTGGACAGGAACCCTCCCTCTGGAAGTGTCCCCACAAGAACATCACAGCTGAGGACTGTTCCCATGGCCAGGATGCTGGAGTCCGATGCAATCTGCCCTACACTGGCGTAGAGACCAGG ATCCGACTCAGTGGGGGCCGCAGCAGACATGAAGGGCGAGTTGAGCTACAAATAGGGGGACCTGGGCCCCTTCGCTGGGGCCTCATCTGTGGGGATGACTGGGGGACACTAGAAGCCATGGTGGCCTGTAGGCAACTCGGACTGGGCTATGCCAACCATGGCCTGCAG GAGACCTGGTACTGGGACTCAGGGAATGTAACAGAGGTGGTGATGAGTGGAGTGCACTGCACAGGGACTGAGCTGTCCCTGGACCAGTGTGCTCATCACGGCACCCAAATCGCCTGCAAGAGGAAAGAAACCCGTTTCACTGCTGGAGTCATCTGCTCCGAGA CCGCATCAGATCTGCTATTGCACGCAGCATTGGTGCAGGAGACCGCCTACATCGAGGACCGGCCCCTGCACATGCTGTACTGTGCTGCGGAGGAGAACTGCCTGGCCCACTCAGCACGCTCAGCCAACTGGCCTTATGGCCACCGCCGTCTACTCCGATTCTCCTCCCAGATTCACAACCTGGGACGAGCTGACTTCAGGCCCAAGGCTGGGCGCCACTCCTGGGTGTGGCATGAGTGTCATGG GCATTACCACAGTATGGACATCTTCACTCACTATGATATCCTGACCCCCAATGGCACCAAGGTGGCTGAAGGCCATAAAGCTAGTTTCTGTCTAGAAGACACCGAGTGTCAGGAGG ATGTCTCCAAGAGGTATGAGTGTGCCAACTTTGGAGAACAGGGCATCACCGTGGGTTGCTGGGATCTCTACCGACATGACATTGACTGTCAGTGGATTGACATCACAGATGTGAAACCAGGAAACTACATTCTGCAG GTGGTCATCAACCCCAATTTTGAAGTAGCAGAAAGTGACTTTACCAACAATGCAATGAAATGTAACTGCAAATATGATGGACACCGCATCTGGGTGCACAACTGCCACATTG GTGATGCCTTCAGTGAAGAGGCCAATAAGAGGTTTGAGCGCTACCCTGGCCAGACCAGCAATCAGATCATCTAA
- the LOXL3 gene encoding lysyl oxidase homolog 3 isoform X3, with the protein MRPGSVWWWSPWRLLLCLLCSSCLGSPSPSTAPEKRAGSQGLRFRLAGFPRKPFEGRVEIQRAGEWGTICDDDFTLQAAHVLCRELGFTEATGWTHSAKYGPGTGHIWLDNLNCRGTEQSVTECASRGWGNSDCTHDEDAGVICKDQRLPGFSDSNVIEVDHHLQVEEVRLRPAVGRGRRPLPVTEGLVEVRLPDGWLKVCDKGWSAHNSHVVCGMLGFPSEKRVNTAFYRKLRKRAAKASARRPKPLGSQTGLWRVPDLFELQNPLILSFQRLLAQRQQHSFGLHGVACVGTEAHLSLCSFEFYRANDTTRCPGGAPAVVSCVPGPLYAASSVQKKQQSKPQGEVCEARVRLKGGAHPGEGRVEVLKAGTWGTVCDRKWDLQAATVVCRELGFGSAREALSGGRMGQGMGAIHMSEVRCSGQEPSLWKCPHKNITAEDCSHGQDAGVRCNLPYTGVETRIRLSGGRSRHEGRVELQIGGPGPLRWGLICGDDWGTLEAMVACRQLGLGYANHGLQETWYWDSGNVTEVVMSGVHCTGTELSLDQCAHHGTQIACKRKETRFTAGVICSETASDLLLHAALVQETAYIEDRPLHMLYCAAEENCLAHSARSANWPYGHRRLLRFSSQIHNLGRADFRPKAGRHSWVWHECHGHYHSMDIFTHYDILTPNGTKVAEGHKASFCLEDTECQEDVSKRYECANFGEQGITVGCWDLYRHDIDCQWIDITDVKPGNYILQVVINPNFEVAESDFTNNAMKCNCKYDGHRIWVHNCHIGDAFSEEANKRFERYPGQTSNQII; encoded by the exons ATGCGACCTGGCAGTGTCTGGTGGTGGAGCCCATGGAGGCTGCTGCTGTGCCTGCTGTGCAGCTCATGCCTGGGATCGCCATCCCCATCCACGGCCCCTGAGAAGAGGGCTGGGAGCCAGGGGCTGCGGTTCCGGCTGGCTGGCTTCCCCAGGAAGCCCTTCGAGGGCCGAGTAGAGATACAGCGAGCTGGTGAATGGGGCACCATCTGTGATGACGACTTCACGCTACAGGCAGCCCATGTCCTCTGCCGGGAGCTGGGCTTCACAGAAGCTACAGGCTGGACGCACAGCGCCAAATATGGCCCTGGAACAG GCCACATCTGGCTGGACAACCTGAACTGTCGTGGGACTGAGCAGAGTGTGACTGAATGTGcctccaggggctgggggaacAGTGACTGTACCCACGATGAGGATGCTGGGGTCATTTGCAAGGACCAGCGCCTCCCTGGCTTCTCTGACTCCAATGTCATCGAG GTAGACCATCATCTGCAAGTGGAGGAAGTGCGACTTCGACCAGCAGTTGGGCGGGGCAGGAGACCCCTGCCAGTGACTGAAGGACTGGTCGAAGTCAGGCTTCCCGATGGCTGGTTGAAAGTGTGTGACAAAGGCTGGAGCGCCCACAACAGCCACGTGGTCTGCGGGATGCTGGGCTTCCCCAGCGAAAAGAGGGTCAACACGGCTTTCTACAG AAAGTTGAGGAAGCGAGCGGCCAAAGCCTCGGCCCGACGCCCCAAGCCCCTTGGAAG CCAAACAGGACTTTGGAGAGTACCTGATCTCTTTGAGCTTCAGAATCCGCTTATCCTGAGCTTCCAAAG gctgctggcCCAGCGGCAGCAACACTCCTTTGGTCTGCATGGGGTGGCGTGCGTGGGTACGGAGGCCcacctctccctctgctccttcGAGTTCTATCGTGCCAATGACACCACCAGGTGCCCTGGGGGTGCCCCTGCGGTGGTGAGCTGTGTGCCAGGTCCTCTCTACGCAGCATCCAGTGTCCAGAAGAAGCAACAGTCGAAACCTCAGGGGGAGGTGTGTGAG gCCCGAGTGCGTCTGAAGGGTGGAGCCCACCCTGGAGAGGGCCGGGTGgaagttctgaaggctggaacATGGGGTACCGTCTGTGACCGCAAGTGGGATCTACAGGCAGCCACGGTGGTGTGTCGGGAGCTGGGCTTCGGGAGTGCTCGAGAGGCTCTGAGTGGTGGCCGCATGGGACAGG GCATGGGTGCCATCCACATGAGTGAAGTTCGATGCTCTGGACAGGAACCCTCCCTCTGGAAGTGTCCCCACAAGAACATCACAGCTGAGGACTGTTCCCATGGCCAGGATGCTGGAGTCCGATGCAATCTGCCCTACACTGGCGTAGAGACCAGG ATCCGACTCAGTGGGGGCCGCAGCAGACATGAAGGGCGAGTTGAGCTACAAATAGGGGGACCTGGGCCCCTTCGCTGGGGCCTCATCTGTGGGGATGACTGGGGGACACTAGAAGCCATGGTGGCCTGTAGGCAACTCGGACTGGGCTATGCCAACCATGGCCTGCAG GAGACCTGGTACTGGGACTCAGGGAATGTAACAGAGGTGGTGATGAGTGGAGTGCACTGCACAGGGACTGAGCTGTCCCTGGACCAGTGTGCTCATCACGGCACCCAAATCGCCTGCAAGAGGAAAGAAACCCGTTTCACTGCTGGAGTCATCTGCTCCGAGA CCGCATCAGATCTGCTATTGCACGCAGCATTGGTGCAGGAGACCGCCTACATCGAGGACCGGCCCCTGCACATGCTGTACTGTGCTGCGGAGGAGAACTGCCTGGCCCACTCAGCACGCTCAGCCAACTGGCCTTATGGCCACCGCCGTCTACTCCGATTCTCCTCCCAGATTCACAACCTGGGACGAGCTGACTTCAGGCCCAAGGCTGGGCGCCACTCCTGGGTGTGGCATGAGTGTCATGG GCATTACCACAGTATGGACATCTTCACTCACTATGATATCCTGACCCCCAATGGCACCAAGGTGGCTGAAGGCCATAAAGCTAGTTTCTGTCTAGAAGACACCGAGTGTCAGGAGG ATGTCTCCAAGAGGTATGAGTGTGCCAACTTTGGAGAACAGGGCATCACCGTGGGTTGCTGGGATCTCTACCGACATGACATTGACTGTCAGTGGATTGACATCACAGATGTGAAACCAGGAAACTACATTCTGCAG GTGGTCATCAACCCCAATTTTGAAGTAGCAGAAAGTGACTTTACCAACAATGCAATGAAATGTAACTGCAAATATGATGGACACCGCATCTGGGTGCACAACTGCCACATTG GTGATGCCTTCAGTGAAGAGGCCAATAAGAGGTTTGAGCGCTACCCTGGCCAGACCAGCAATCAGATCATCTAA